AAAATCAATGGCAGGCAAAGAAATTTTTGGCGCTATCTGGAATATTGCTGATGCTGCAATTTCAGTTGGTGTTTTGCTTATCATTTTTAGATATCGCACCTTCTTCAAAAAACCGGTTGACACTGAACAAAAAGAGTCGGTTAATTCTTGAATTTTTTTAAAATTATTTTCATCTGGTGTAACTTCTTTTACTTGCAGAGTTATTTAAACAAACTGGTGCTATGGGAAGAGGAGGTATGTTGCTGTTAATGCTCTGTGCGGCATGGTCAGCCAAAGGGAAAGATATTTTGCTTGAGTGTGGAACCAACACCGGAAACGGTTTCAACGGCTGGAGCATTGCCCCTTATAAAGTGTTTTCTGAAGTAAATTTTTCTGAAGAAACGGTTTCATTTTATTCTGCTGCAGGAGGTGATTACAACATCACGCTCACAAGAAAAATTTCTGCCCTGCGTGAATATGCCCATCTCTATTTTAATCTTGATGTAAAAACCTTGCAAAATTGCGCTGTTAACGGGGTTGATATCTATACTTCTGCTGATGAAAAAGAGTGGACTGCTGTTAAAACGGATCAATCTAATTATGAAGGTGAATACCTCAATGAATCAGGGCATGAATTTGTGAAAATTGTAGTAAACGTGAGTTTTAAAAATGATGGATTGATTGAATGCGCATATTTGAAAATTGAAGGAGAAAATGATGCAGAAATGGAAACCGTAGAATTGGAAGATTCTGCCATTACCGATGAGCCGTTTTTTATTTTCAGCTTCAATCGCAGTATCAATGTGGAAACAAAACGTGAAGATGAATATCAAGTGATCATTACCAACCTTGCAGGTCAAGTAGTATACGTTGAAACAACAACGGGTAGTACCCGCATTG
This genomic stretch from Crocinitomicaceae bacterium harbors:
- a CDS encoding T9SS type A sorting domain-containing protein encodes the protein MGRGGMLLLMLCAAWSAKGKDILLECGTNTGNGFNGWSIAPYKVFSEVNFSEETVSFYSAAGGDYNITLTRKISALREYAHLYFNLDVKTLQNCAVNGVDIYTSADEKEWTAVKTDQSNYEGEYLNESGHEFVKIVVNVSFKNDGLIECAYLKIEGENDAEMETVELEDSAITDEPFFIFSFNRSINVETKREDEYQVIITNLAGQVVYVETTTGSTRIEPELTDGIYILSVICKNEIAESKKIVLQAN